Proteins from a single region of Sulfitobacter guttiformis:
- the galE gene encoding UDP-glucose 4-epimerase GalE — protein MNNAVLVVGGAGYIGSHTVLALKDAGFLPVVYDNFSSGHRDACFGDHLVEGDLTDTAKLVHTMQQFGIGSVIHFAALIEAGQSVVTPLPFFQNNVAGTLSLLEAMNTAGVPRLVFSSTAAVYGNLTDVALLSEELPRAPINPYGDSKAMVETVLESCVSAYGLQAIALRYFNASGADAQGRSGERHDPETHLIPLVIQAAQGRRDRIKVYGADYDTPDGTCIRDYIHVSDLASGHVAALRHLLGRDAPGVMPVNLGTGQGQSVRQVIDAVRRVSGRDFIVEETPRRAGDPATLVADVRRAADLLGWAAVHSDLDTIARDAWAYAQASG, from the coding sequence ATGAATAATGCTGTTTTGGTGGTAGGTGGTGCGGGCTATATCGGCTCGCACACCGTTCTTGCGCTCAAGGATGCGGGATTTTTGCCCGTGGTTTATGACAATTTTTCGAGCGGCCACCGCGATGCGTGTTTCGGGGATCATCTGGTCGAGGGTGATCTGACGGATACGGCCAAACTGGTGCATACGATGCAGCAGTTTGGTATTGGCAGTGTTATTCATTTCGCGGCGCTTATCGAGGCAGGACAATCCGTTGTAACCCCGTTGCCGTTTTTCCAGAATAATGTGGCAGGTACGCTCTCGTTGCTGGAGGCGATGAACACGGCAGGGGTGCCGCGGCTTGTATTTTCGTCAACGGCAGCGGTGTATGGCAATCTCACAGATGTGGCCCTGCTGTCCGAGGAATTACCGCGCGCGCCGATCAATCCTTATGGCGACAGTAAGGCGATGGTCGAGACGGTGCTGGAGTCCTGCGTCTCCGCGTATGGATTGCAAGCGATAGCACTGCGTTATTTCAACGCTTCGGGTGCCGATGCGCAGGGGCGCAGCGGAGAGCGACACGATCCCGAAACACATCTAATCCCGCTGGTCATTCAGGCCGCACAGGGACGGCGGGATCGGATAAAGGTATATGGCGCGGATTATGATACGCCCGATGGCACCTGTATCCGCGATTATATCCATGTCAGCGATCTGGCATCAGGGCATGTTGCGGCGCTGCGGCACCTGTTGGGCCGTGATGCACCGGGTGTGATGCCCGTAAACCTCGGAACCGGCCAGGGACAAAGCGTGCGGCAGGTGATTGATGCAGTGCGCCGCGTATCGGGGCGCGACTTCATTGTTGAAGAGACGCCGCGCCGTGCGGGTGACCCTGCCACATTAGTCGCAGATGTCCGACGTGCTGCCGATCTGTTGGGGTGGGCTGCAGTGCACAGCGATCTGGATACTATTGCGCGCGATGCCTGGGCCTATGCCCAAGCATCGGGTTAG